A region of the Magnetococcales bacterium genome:
CTGTAGCGCACCATGGCGATGGCCCACTGGGCATCCTGCCGCCGGATCACCGGCGATGAGGGGTTGGCCGCCACGGCCCGGATCATGGCCACCTTGGCAGCATGCTCCCAGACCCGCGCCAGAATCGGCGAATAGAGCGACCCCCGACTGCGACGCAGTTGTGCAGTGATGGTTTCGCTCAATGCATCGAAGAGGCTGGCGGCCTCCGGCAGCATGGGGACAACGGAAGGATGCAGGGCAGTGGTTCCGTTGTTGGTGGTTCCCTCCAGGTTGCCTCTTCCTTTGCCTCCTCCTCTGCCTCCGCTTTCGGATAGGGTCTTCAACGACATGATCAGAGACGTCGGTGTGTCGCGCGATAAGTTAATGCGATTACGTTCAGGGTAATCATCCATGGTTCTGAGGATCACGAATCTGGCCAAGGATCCATCGGCAACATTGGCGCTTTTCAGGGCAGACCAGAACAGCACCGGCGTCGTGGTGCCGTAGATGCACAGGCAGGGTTGGATGATGTCCTTGCGGTCCTTGGTCTCCTTAATGCCACCGTATTCTGGGCCAAGAAAAATCGTCCCGGCTGCGGAGTGGATCTCGGTCATCAGGTCGAGAATTTCCGTCAGGTAGCGTGGACTCTTCTTGCGGTCTGCAGCGGCCTGGAGGAACATGCCAAACTCATCCTGCTGAAACAGAATGGGCGGATGCCGATGCAGGGCTGCCAACAATCCGGCACCTGAGGCAATTCGATTTCCGCCCAAGAAATCAGAAAGTTCAGCATCGTGGAACACCTGGTTGATCACCTCTCGGCTGTGATTCTTGCCGGAACCGCTCTCGGCGATGCCGACGATGTAGAGATTGGTCCGCAGATTGGTCTCGCTGCGAAAGCGGTGCCCCATCAACGCCCCCAGAGCGCAGAGGGCATTGCCCACCGCGAGGATCGGTTGCGGCTGGGTAGCGGTGGCCAACATGAACTCCAGCAGTTCCTTGAGCACCCCCTCCACGTCGCACGGATCGAACTCGACGTCCCCCGGCAGAATTGGTACCGGTTTCGACGTCTGTTCTGGCACCTGCTGGGCCTTGCGCAGCAACTCTTCCGCCGGGTGCGGGCCAGGGTGCTTGTTGGCCGGGTTCAGAGTGATGGCGACGTTCGGTCGCCAGCCATGCTTTTGCGCCAGATGGTAGATGGTGCCGGCACCGATCACCGTCGGGTGGAAACTCGCCCAGGCGCGCTCCGTGGCTGCTGGGACGTTTTTGGCGGACGAGGCCGACCAGTCAGCGAACAGATGCGCACCCGCCTCGCCCAACGCGCCCTTGATGGCCATGCCGACCCGCACCCAGTCGTCGTAGGGCAGATCGGCGTTGACGATATGGCGCAGGGCATCCTGGATCGCCTCGGGGGTGCCGACCAGATCACGGATCGACTGCAACGGGGAACAGGCTTCCGACTGCTCGGGCATGCCGGGCTGGACAGGATCCAGCCGGACGGGCCGCATCCCCTCCGGCAGCATGGCCAGAGCCTGTTCGATGAAAGCGTGCGCCTGCGCCTCGCTGATAACCGGCAGGTCCGCCAGGGTCAGATCGGCCAGCGACCGGACCGGCCAGTCGTAGGGCTGTCCGGTTCCGGGATGGATGGCATAGGCGACGAACTGCTGACCCTGGCAGAGCACCTCCAGGGGATGGGCCTTGATCCCCTTGAACGGGCTATCCGTCCGGTAGACCAGCATCCGTTTGGGATGTCTGCCGATGCGGATGGCAGGCGTCGCGCCCAGCACCGCGAAGGCCAGTTCCTGGATTTGCTCGGAAAGAATTTTATCATCGGAAATGTCGATATCCACACCAGCAACAATTCCACAAGGAATACCGATTCCGGCGTCCGGCCACTGCTTCCAGATGGTCAGTTCGTGGACCGTGGTGACGCGGGAGGCGTGTTTCGTCCACCCGCGGTAGGGCATCCATTTGCTCCGTTCAAACCGCCCGGGGAACTTCTCGCCGGGCATGATCGGCAGGAAGGGGAAGCCGCCTGCCATCAGGCGGTCACCGTACTGGGTCATGAAGTTCTCGCTCATGGTCGTATTTCCTTTCAGGCCGCTTGGCGGTTCAGGGTGGCAAGGCACTCGCGCAACACCTCGATGGGATAGCTGTTCACCGAGCCCCAGCGTTCGTCCGGCACCCTGCCGGTGCGAATCTCCAACTCGCGACACATCTCGCTGGCCCGCTGGCCCAACCGCTGTGCCAACGACAGAGGTGCCGGAACGTTCTCCCGGCGGCAAAAGGCCAAGGCGGTCATGTAGCCCGTATTGCCATCCAGGTCGTCCTGGCGTCTGGCGAGGGCGTCGAGCTGCCGCTGTTGTTCGGTGCTGGTTTGTTCGAGGTGACGCATCCTCAACTCCTGCTCCCAGATTGCCTTGGCCATCAGGTAGACCTGATGGGCGGCGGATGTCGGGACCGTCTGGAAGTAGCGGTTCACCAACTCACGCTGAGCTTGCCAAGCCAGATCGTCGGTGAAGGATTTCACCAGCATCAGGTAGCCGGACTGGGTGAGCAGGGTTCCCGATGGAGCGAACTTGCTGAATCCAAAGGACTCCCATAGGTCTGTCCGGATTTCGGACTGAGCTATCGAGAAGAAATCCTCTCCCGCGACGAAGCGCTCCTTGTTGTCGTTGAACCGTTTTCTTGCCGTCCCCTCCGGGCGCTGGTGGACCTGATCCACCATGGCGAAGGTGACGACACGTTGGCCCCGGTACTCGATGACCGGAACGGTCGCATCGCCGATGGTGATCACTGGATGGCTGTTTTCGATGGTCGTGTTCATGTGCGTCTTGCTCCTTACATTCAAAACGGGACATCGTCCCAGGAATTGTCGTGATCGAACTGCCTCTTGGCCGCCAGATACCCTCCGACGATCACCTGGATCAGGGTCATGAACTCCTCCACGGAAAAGAGGGTCAGGTCGCTCTTGCCCAGGCTCTCGATGAACTCTCCAGCCAC
Encoded here:
- a CDS encoding PriCT-2 domain-containing protein, translated to MSENFMTQYGDRLMAGGFPFLPIMPGEKFPGRFERSKWMPYRGWTKHASRVTTVHELTIWKQWPDAGIGIPCGIVAGVDIDISDDKILSEQIQELAFAVLGATPAIRIGRHPKRMLVYRTDSPFKGIKAHPLEVLCQGQQFVAYAIHPGTGQPYDWPVRSLADLTLADLPVISEAQAHAFIEQALAMLPEGMRPVRLDPVQPGMPEQSEACSPLQSIRDLVGTPEAIQDALRHIVNADLPYDDWVRVGMAIKGALGEAGAHLFADWSASSAKNVPAATERAWASFHPTVIGAGTIYHLAQKHGWRPNVAITLNPANKHPGPHPAEELLRKAQQVPEQTSKPVPILPGDVEFDPCDVEGVLKELLEFMLATATQPQPILAVGNALCALGALMGHRFRSETNLRTNLYIVGIAESGSGKNHSREVINQVFHDAELSDFLGGNRIASGAGLLAALHRHPPILFQQDEFGMFLQAAADRKKSPRYLTEILDLMTEIHSAAGTIFLGPEYGGIKETKDRKDIIQPCLCIYGTTTPVLFWSALKSANVADGSLARFVILRTMDDYPERNRINLSRDTPTSLIMSLKTLSESGGRGGGKGRGNLEGTTNNGTTALHPSVVPMLPEAASLFDALSETITAQLRRSRGSLYSPILARVWEHAAKVAMIRAVAANPSSPVIRRQDAQWAIAMVRYSVNTMIQDVEHHVADNLIEQNHKRVLEIIRAAGRNGVTKTDLGNKSRFLTRRERNEILAELEDEEIIRSGQVLSGGPKPITVYTLSNQMPRQ
- a CDS encoding ORF6N domain-containing protein, which translates into the protein MNTTIENSHPVITIGDATVPVIEYRGQRVVTFAMVDQVHQRPEGTARKRFNDNKERFVAGEDFFSIAQSEIRTDLWESFGFSKFAPSGTLLTQSGYLMLVKSFTDDLAWQAQRELVNRYFQTVPTSAAHQVYLMAKAIWEQELRMRHLEQTSTEQQRQLDALARRQDDLDGNTGYMTALAFCRRENVPAPLSLAQRLGQRASEMCRELEIRTGRVPDERWGSVNSYPIEVLRECLATLNRQAA